The genomic stretch TGAAGAGCGTCGGGCACTACCCGAATCACGACCTCTTTGGTGCGAGCCGACTTAGTGCCATCGATCCACACTGGGGTGAGACGTGCGAGGGTAATGTGATGCTCTTTGCCACGTCGAATGGTTAGATCAGGGTGCGGAACATGTTCACCAGTTAGTGCCAGCTTTCGTGCTTTGAGACGGTCGTTGAATCCCAGCGACCCATCTAGGGCGTCTAACAACCCATCGTTGGGGTGCGCACGCGGGGCCAGTTTCCACGGACCGAAAAAATCAGAGTTCATAACGGCCACAAAACGGCCCTGCCACCACAGCTGTCTAATTACCAGATGAGCGACAAAATAGGTGGTGTTTCCATTAAAGGTTGCTACGCCTAGGTCGAGCGGCAAGGTTTGGGCCGCCGCCGACCGAAGTCGTTCATCGCTGCCAGTAGCGCCAAGAGCTCGTGCTAAGTCACCGCCCATCAGCCCAAGCGTGGGGATCTCTTCCCCATTTTGAATTGCATGATTGACTATCTGGTTTGCCTCAGCATCGGTTCGGATGATTACGCCATTGCTTGGTAAGGCACCCGAGCGGCCCCAGGGCTCACCCTTGCGGATCGTCACTGTTCGCACCTACATGTACCTTAGAGGAAGCCTCGACCACGTCTCGTAACAATAGGTTGGCGGCGGCTCGAGCGTTTGAGGCTGTGACAGGGTTCGGTGCGAGTCCACCAATTTGTCGCAGTAGGTCAATTAACTGCTTGATGTTTCGAACGAAATCACCACCGCTTAACATTTCTTCGGCCAACACATCTTGTAGATAGTTTCCCGAAGCCCACGCGTGGGCGATGGCACAAAAGCCAGCATCAGGTGGTCGGGTTACGGGCAGTTTGGCCGCCATCTCGGCCCGGTTAAGCGAATGCGCAACAGCTTCAATTTGGGTTACACGCTCGCGCATTGGTCCTGGCGGAAACCAGGGGTTTGGTGCCGCTTTTGGGCTGCGGTGCTCGTAGGTGAAGGCCGAAACGACGCCTGCTAGCGTGGCCGGGTCTAGACCATCTAGCAGACCTTGGTGCAGAGCTTCAGCGGCGAGTAGGTCTACCTCGGAATAGATACGTGCCAGAAGCTCACCCGCTTCGGTTAGATGCCAGTCTTGGAGATAATCCCAATCTTCAAGGAGCTCCAAGAGACCATCAAATTGTTGGGCCAGGCCACCGCTGCTGTTCGAACGTTTGCGTTCGAGGCGCTTGATACGGGCATCCAAACGTTCGGATTGGCGAAAAGCTTCTATGTGCCGCGCAAAATCATCACAGTTTTCAAGGGGGTGACCGGTCTCCCCAACACGCCTTGGACGTTTTGAATTTCGATGACGCTTTGGCGCGCTGAGGCGGGCTTCTCGTAGTCGTCGCCGCACTTCATTTATGAATTTGCGTTGATTGGGAGCAAACGGTGTTGGAAGTTCGATTGACCCGCGACGTTCTGGAAGGTGGTTAAAATTGGTATCAGAAAGGGTGATGATTCTGGGCGCTTGGCTTACCAGCCGAAGCTTTACCGCGCCCCCGCGGCGCTCAGAAACGGAAAGCACGACCGCCGGCCCGCCGGATTTGCCACCTTCAATTTGTAAAATTGTGCCTGGCTTAACGCTGCGCAAGGCCCGAGCAACCTCTTTACGGTTTGGTAAAGGTGAGGGTGCCGCGGACTTGGTGAACTCGGCCATGTAGGCCGCGATATCACCCTTTTCGCAGATAATTTCGTCGTGCAAGGCATCTCGACGGCGCTTAAGTCGTTGAGTTTCTTGGGCCGTTTCAACTACTCGACGGTTTAGCCGATACTGTGCGAATGAATTTTCTATCACCGCATGGGCCTCGTCGGCGTTGTAGCGTCGAATCAGATTGGCGGCCATGTTGTAGGTAGGGCGAAAAGCTGAGGTGAGCTCGAATGATCGACTTAGCGCTAACGCTGCCGTCTCATCGAAGGAAATGTAGGGGCTCCATAACACGACAGCATGGCCCAGGCTGTCTTTGCCCCGGCGACCAGCCCGCCCGGTTAGCTGGGTATATTGCCCCGGGGTCAGTCGTTCATGGCGTTCACCAGTGAACTTCGTCAGTTTTTCGATAACCACGGTCCGTGCTGGCATATTTACACCCAGAGCCAAGGTTTCAGTAGCAAACACCGCCTTAACCAGACCCGCAGCAAATAGCTCTTCAACGGCTTCTTTAAACGGCGGCACCATACCCGCGTGATGAGCGGCGTAACCTTCCTCTAAGGCCGCCACGAATCGGTCGTAACCAAGCAACATTCGATCGGCCTCAGTTAGAACCGAGGCGTGTCGGGCCGCCACTTCTCGAATTATGCTTCGCTCAGCAGGTTTGGTGAGACGCAGGCCGTATGCCATGCATGCCCGAACGGCATCATCGCAAGCAGCCCGGCTGAAAATGAACGTGATGGCCGGTAACAAGTTGCGCTCGTGAAGTAGTTCAATCACCTCGGCGCGCCTAGGGGTGTACCAACGCCTTTCATCCGAGCCGCCGCTAGGACGAAAACCCACGTCGAAGCGTTTGCCCCGAGGGTTTGGTTTTCCGTCGACTAAGAGATCGGCTAAACGAAGATAACCAGCAGCACGATCGCCAACAAGATAGTGGTTTTCTAGCCTAACCGGTCGGGTAGTTTCGACTATCACATCGGTAGGGCCACGTAATGTGGTTATCCAATCTGCTAGTTCGGAAGCGTTAGAGACCGTCGCAGAAAGGCAGACCAGTTTAATGGGCGCTGGGGCATGGATAATAACTTCTTCCCATACTGGTCCCCGATACTCATCTTGTAGATAGTGGACTTCATCAAGAATGACCCACGATAAGTAGTCTAAATCGGATGATCGCTCGTAGATCATGTTGCGAAGTACCTCAGTGGTCATCACAACGATAGGTGCTGATCCGTTTATCGAATTATCACCCGTTAACAAACCAACCTGATGGGTGC from Acidimicrobiia bacterium encodes the following:
- a CDS encoding DEAD/DEAH box helicase, with amino-acid sequence MSHSAEFEARLGFPLDQFQRDAISAIDNNHSVLVAAPTGSGKTVVAEYAIERSLNEGSRAFYTTPIKALSNQKYHDFCALYGTHQVGLLTGDNSINGSAPIVVMTTEVLRNMIYERSSDLDYLSWVILDEVHYLQDEYRGPVWEEVIIHAPAPIKLVCLSATVSNASELADWITTLRGPTDVIVETTRPVRLENHYLVGDRAAGYLRLADLLVDGKPNPRGKRFDVGFRPSGGSDERRWYTPRRAEVIELLHERNLLPAITFIFSRAACDDAVRACMAYGLRLTKPAERSIIREVAARHASVLTEADRMLLGYDRFVAALEEGYAAHHAGMVPPFKEAVEELFAAGLVKAVFATETLALGVNMPARTVVIEKLTKFTGERHERLTPGQYTQLTGRAGRRGKDSLGHAVVLWSPYISFDETAALALSRSFELTSAFRPTYNMAANLIRRYNADEAHAVIENSFAQYRLNRRVVETAQETQRLKRRRDALHDEIICEKGDIAAYMAEFTKSAAPSPLPNRKEVARALRSVKPGTILQIEGGKSGGPAVVLSVSERRGGAVKLRLVSQAPRIITLSDTNFNHLPERRGSIELPTPFAPNQRKFINEVRRRLREARLSAPKRHRNSKRPRRVGETGHPLENCDDFARHIEAFRQSERLDARIKRLERKRSNSSGGLAQQFDGLLELLEDWDYLQDWHLTEAGELLARIYSEVDLLAAEALHQGLLDGLDPATLAGVVSAFTYEHRSPKAAPNPWFPPGPMRERVTQIEAVAHSLNRAEMAAKLPVTRPPDAGFCAIAHAWASGNYLQDVLAEEMLSGGDFVRNIKQLIDLLRQIGGLAPNPVTASNARAAANLLLRDVVEASSKVHVGANSDDPQG